One Oryzias latipes chromosome 21, ASM223467v1 genomic window, ctattccattaattggaataagtctgttttattaccactgaacaataatgcggagcaaagactcacaataccagttaaatcaggaaatatcaaatatctaggtatcaatttttcccccaaactatcagaactggtgcagctaaactacaccccattactgaaaaacatacaggacgatctaacacgctggaccaacctgcctctgtcccttatgggcaaggtagccacggtaaaaatgaaaatcttacccaaagttaattatctcttttcaatgattcccacacaaccgccactaaaatggttcaaaacattagactcatccatatcaagctttttatggaacaataaacctgcaagaattagtctaaaaactttaaaatctgcaaaaagctgtggaggattagaattacctaatttccacaaatactttcttgcaaatagattacaatacatcttaaaatggttaaaaagtaatccagaaaccaactcatggttagacttggaacaggcgttatgtggaaagatcaacctgtcagatcttccatttattagccaaacagttaaaaaacaggattgtttcaaaactattaatataaacgccactttaacagcctggtgggaatttctcaaaatatcaaaatcatcaattcaaccgtgcaaaatgacacccatctggaacaacccagacatcctcataaacaaaaaaattatccacttcccagcttggcaagcagggggcataaaacaactagagcacgtaattattgatagaagattcataactccccaggaacttcaagacaaacatggaataaataacttcttggaatatcagcaacttaaatcaagtattactaaaaaatttaaatacagagacaacgatttaaagctaccagatgtagttaccactctgatcaatttctcaatgaataaaactctctccaaaatatacaaacttttatgtaatttagataataacatttcacttccgacaacaaaatgggatgcggatttgagcatcagcacagatgaaagcttttggtcagaactttgtctaaacacctttaaactgacaaaaagtccaaatctgcagctaatccattttaaaacccttcacagaatttactacactggacagaggatgttcaagatgggtctcagcaactcagacatttgtcagcactgtgacagtaatctacccgacaattacatgcatgcactgtggttctgcactcctgtccaggctctctggcagcaggtatgtgccgatttatcagtctggcttaaggtttcaatcacagcttcaccgtcactttgtgtgcttggtgacatgagtgccatcgatgtagaaggaggattaggctctatcattttcataactctttgcattgctaaaaaaactattttaacaaattggaaaagcaagaaaaatataaatataagtcaacacagaaatctgctgcttgatcagatcagcttggaaaaaatgtcagcccaaggttcaagtaactttgaaagaattcggtctctctggtctcccatagctgactccatgacttaggggatgggggggcctggtcgtcgctgctccttgcccttctgccgtgggctggggtgggggccggggcctccggtgcctggcggggggtggtgggggctccgttggtcggggggtcgggtccggcgccggggtggggcgggctgggggcgctgcgtggtcctctgggcttgggtgtgggggtgcgtgtggggggggggggggggggggttctggcttggcttgggggggtggtccctttgcctgtgctggggggggttggcggggggcgctgctcgggggggggggcccagcggcactggatgggcttcccatctacgcctggggctgggatcagcccttccctggctctggggcgggacgggacaaccctcttggggcccccgggcgctctgggtgtcatccgcttcggctgcggggtctggggtggggtggggtggggggtcttgtcggccctgtcctgtgggggggcattctgggggaggggggggggccactattggtacggggcagggggggttgacaggtcggggtctccgctgaggccatcggcggtttccccggccggttggctgcctcggtcccgtcgaggcctgaccagagctcttctagggccggcgtttgggggtgggggcctgggcttgctccggggggggccggcgctttctggctcctctccctctgtgtggggtgggtggtgctgggcctggggtgtcggcgcctccgggggtggggcccctgggctgggtgggcctggcccccttgctgggggggggggcgggggacagctgtttgaccaccgggggacagtctaccagctgtccccaacttacccccttcctcatataacctcataatagggtgagggggtggggggattagcctgcgatgagccttgggggggggggtttactaggcagtggccccccctcctatggttgccgtatggagtggtccccccctctttcggttttatttgcaccttagacatgtagggcccttggtagggggggtgcttggacatcactgccagcaagcagcagatgtcctcctagcaccctacccgccaattttaaccgcaccttagacatttagggccccttggtggggagggtgaggggacatcactgtgagtaatcaggagatgtccccttagtgccctacccgccaattttaactgcaccccccttagtacacacacccctcccccctcaatatatacatcccaacataaacacacacacatgcacacacacaccctcttaaacacacatatacgcacacacattttgcaaggaaggtgggacctaggaccatctgtcccctgcctcttccctggtggggggtacgggcccctttgcagcggcggccgtgtccccggggtgccggcttcctgggcccggcggtgcactctccgcgcggtgggggggttcacattacatctgagccgggggtgttggtgtccctggggggtgggttctggtccttgctcctgagcgctgggccccgcctaacttccaactgtggccgagcctggtcgggccatatttacaacaccccttgtgggccctcttttttccccggggttcccccctcctgggcgggggcggcgggcccctgccttgctcctccctggaccaaccgtgggccgggcggatggctgcctggagtgcggggcgggtctcccttggggggtcctggctcgtacctggggttggggcggggggatgcccggaactcctgggtggtggtggggtgctcatctggggctgtgggcgtccctctccggtggggccctgcgttgggctctcccggcgcggcgggggggctgttctcctggttgggctggggcggccctctctttccctctgtgcctccctgctctctggctctggggggccttgcggcggtcctgctggccctggcctgggtggcgggcttggtcgcccgggcggcggttgttccctgccggtttccgtgtgacgtgggggggattccggctgccgctgctgctgcggtgggggtcttggggtggggatggctgggcgctctccttccttctttacacattccaccatccatattagaagaacatgagcactcacctgagcacgggtgttggctcacctttgcactggcggtttgcgtgactgaatgactgaaatgtttcacactagttggttttaaggcataagtatgcgtgtgagcactatctgttttgtgtacatgtcgacagatggacatttttgcaactagcaggtgtgtttgacacttgggtgtgtgtgtggacaggctccgccctttttgtactgcatttgagccttaccatggtgattaacaaccagtaaacttgttgctctatgctgcttcatggtcttatcccccttcccctcctactatcaccctccttccccccctctttctaacgtccctctctcttcttcccctctttccttttccgtccggtccaacaccaaagatcttcaaacatgtttgaaattaataaagtttggcctcaattacaaaaggggtttattcagacatacctttggtttgtctgaagattaataacccctcttgttaaagtaaaatatgtccaacacaagaggccctcagctctcatctgtttgcccagctgttggacaggacaaggtaaaaaaaaaaaaaaaaaaaaaaaaacgaacccgaggcgtttttttttttacgctttgacgcgtggcgtttttatgcgtcggtgtgcacactcacattggtgccctttgtttagtcacgaggcgttaaacgtcggtgaaaatcgcgcgcgaaattcgtcccggtgtgtacgggcctttatccTACACCAGCTGCGCTAAAGACACACAGCACAGACACAGAGGTTCGCACGCAGCGCGTGCCATCACGTCTCCTTTCTTCCTTTCTGTGTGCTAGAAAACCTGCTgctttcagcacacacacagacttacACACACGTGCTATCACGGGTCCTTTCTGCTcccacacgcacacagacactCACACAGACTTGCGGCCAGTCTGAGTCTCTCTCTGCATTTCTCCTCCTATGCGTAGCGAAAACAGCAGCTTAAAGCAGTGGGCCAGCTGCTTTCTGCTTACTCCTCCTGTAATGAAATGGTTGAGGATTATGAGGTAGGAGCTTAGTAGGCTTTAAAATGTAGATCGTTGCACTGCAGTTAGGTTCCACTTGGCCTTTACGTCCCTCTCCCTTCCTCACTCCATCTTCTTCTACAACCCACAACTGCACATTAGGCGCACCAgctcatagggcgccccctgctggcggaagaaaatttatgacttttaagtgcgccttataggcgtgaaaatacggtaaatacacacagacaaacaagaCACAGGTTAACACAATCAGGaaagatggggaccaaagttaaaatcaaaatataaaacaggaacttttcgtacctggggttggggcgggggatgtacagaactcctgggtggtggtgaggtgcttgtctggggctgtgggcactcttctggggtggggccctgcgttgggctctcccggcgcggtggggggctgctctcctggttgtgctggagctgcactctctgtccccccatgcctccctgctctctgaggGCCTCTGTGGCAGTCCTGCTGGCCTGGCTGGCGGTTGTGATctcccggggggcggttgtttcACTACCTGCTGccatgtggcgttggggggttctgcctgccgcagctgctgcggcgagggtcttggtgtggggatggatggacgctctccctccttctttttacattagaccatccactttagaagaacataaacactcacctgggcTCAGGTGTTAGTTCACCTTTGCAGTAATAGTTAgtatgattgaatgaaatatttcacactagttggtctgTGTCATGGCGAGAATGACGTTGCAGACCCAGCTGCTGAGACCCGGAAATACACTCAAATCAGGAAGTCTtggaacagatttattttttttccaagtgtgGTATAATGGAAAGTTAGTAGTAATGATTTGTAGCTTCAAGTAGTTTGCCGTCGGCGTAGATGTTGGAGGTTGCCGATGACGTCGTTCAACCTGGTTCAACCTCTTGGCGAGGTTGAACCAGGGATACTGGCTGAGTTGAACCTGGGAGCGAGCGACAAAGCGTGGTAAGTACAACTCAAAACTATGAAACATAGCTTAACTAGGAGGCCAGACTTAAGCACCGTCGTGATTAACGAACTGGTGATGAATGATGGGGTTGGATCTCCTACCAAAGGCAGGGAGGTGATGAGGTGGGTAttgacagctggttccaatcagcagagcagaggagagaggggagggggaaggtAGACTGCCAGAGGTaacatgacagtacccccccccccacgaccgcctccaggcagTCCAGGGCGGTGATCCGGGTGAGCCCGATAGAAGTCCTCGATGAGGGAACGTCCAGAATCAGGGAATGGGAGATCCATGAGCATTCCTCTGGACTGTTActctcccagtccaccaagaacTGAAATCCACGGCCCCAGCGCCGAACATCGAACACTCGACTGACCATAAACGCAGGAGAGCCGTGGTTATACGGGCGGGTGTCGGGGAAGCGGATGGCGGGCACAGGGGCTCTCCTCAAAAGGCTTGATTTGTGAAATGTGGAAGGAGGGATGTACCTTCAGGGCTGCCGGGAGCCGCTGACGGACACACATGGGATTTATAATCAGTTCTATGGTGTAGGGTCTGATGTAGCCAGGAGCCAGCTTTTGTGAAGTAGCCTGGATGGGGATGTTCCATGATGAGAGCCAAACCCGCTGACCAGGCTGCGACGATTGGCGATTcggcagttgctctccctgGTGCGCAGGAGAGCTCCCCTGGTGTGGTGCCAGATGCGTTGGACACGGTGGAGATGGTgctggaccgagggcactgccTAATCGAGTTCCTGggatggaaacagaggtggtgagtacccgagggAGGCCTCAAATGGAGACATCCCATTCCACGCTTGGCCAGAAAAATCTGCGCTTGAGGAGGTTGAGGGTTCTTTGAACCCCACTATGGCAGGATATGCGGGAAGTATGTCCCCGGGCTAGGACGTCAGGACGAAgcgatgacaagacaaacaagGTGTAGGCTGGAGTGGGAGGATGAATAGGCTCTTCATTTTGAGCCTGAAGAACTCAGGTCTCTATGTCCCAGGTGAGGTTACCTATGAGGCAGGTTGGAGGAGTAATAGGGGTATACTCAGGATTGTCACTTGTACTGAATATGCGAGAGGGGGCGTCTGGCTTGATGTTTCTGCTGCCTGGCCTGTAGGTTATGGTGAAAGAAAACTGGTCAAAAAAGAGGCACCAACGGGCTTGGAGAGAGTTAAGTCTCTTTGCGGTACGGAGGTATGCCAAGTTCTTATGGTCCGTCCACACAATGAAAGGTTGTTTCGCACCCTAAAGCCAGTGGCGGCACTCCTCCAAGGCGAGTTTAATGGCCAACAACTCTCGATGGCCCACATCATAATTTTGTTCAGCGGATAAAAGTTTGGGGGGGGAAAATGCGCAGGGCTTTAATTTGCCCGATGTGCTCTCTCGTTGGGAAAGGACTGCCCCAACACCTGAGTCGGAAGCATCCACTTTGACTATGaggagagagggggagggggaaggtagactgccagaggcaccatgacagtcttaaggcataagtatgcatgtgtgaacattatttgtattgtgtacatgtggacatttttgagccaacaggtatgtttataacatttgagtgtgtgtgtggacaggccccgccccttctagatttatATTACATCTTAAcctgaccgtaatgataaacatccagcaacttgttgctttacgCTGCTTCTTGGTTTTACCCCTTCCCCCCCTCTaaaatcaccctcctaccccccccccccccccccaacatccctctctcttcttccctcctctccttttctgtccagtccaacagaaaagattttcaaatatgattaaaatgaataaagtttggccttgattccaaaaggggtttattcagacatacctctggtttttcagaagattcataacccctgcggtaaaaggaaaatatgtcaaacacaagaggccctcagctctcatctgtctgcccagctgttggacaggacaagtgaaaaataaataaataaataatacaagaagtgacctcaaacacaaaagcaaagaaaggagGAGGGGGTCCTGGAACGGGCAAATGAGTCTGGCGAAGCGCGTCCGGTGAGGCGGGTCTGGCCAGCAAATGGCCCAGCGTCTATGGCAGGCGGCTTGGGCTCAGCGTCTCCTCTTCTGGTTATATCCTTTTGCAACGCATCGGGCCTTGTATTTCTCTGTTCCATCAATGTTGCTTTTGATGGCATACACCCATCGGCCGCCCTCTATGCTTCTGCCTTCAGGCAACTGCACTAAACTGAATGTCTGATTTTCCTTTGGTGAAGCCATTTCCTCATTTATTGCTTTGATCCATTcactagatcaggggtcggcaacccatggctccggagccacatgtggctctttcatccttctgttgtggctccctgtgactttggaaaataatgagtattttataataattaaattttattttagtttgttcatttttcatgccatttcaaaggcgctgctggctccgcacgaagcatgccacgtaaaaaaacagcttcgtaatgagcttgtatttatcgggcgagaactgcaaagctgatagcagggagaggcacgcggggcggcttcaataaacactccgatcttctgccgggaacttgaggtgctgcggggcagagagcaactcgctgatgacagagcgtttgcgccagtgttgccagatagagtcacagttttctagcccaaaagtcatctgaaaaccgccagacccagccaaaaaccgcccaacacaacttttgttgatgtatttttccgtactggactgatttagcaaaataaaagatttttctaaataaaagaaagttcagactaataataaaatgtgtacaatattgaatatttcttcagcgtgctgccttcttccattcatttgcttaacccgctctatccccgctataacctgcgttcagctctttcatccttgtgcggcgctggagccccccgactatcgtgtcatcctgctatgaccgtattttgcgctctctgtgtacaATACACAGAGGAGTGCGGGggaaacaaatctcagctgcagagggtgtgaacaggtagagaggaaaagcaggtaaagaggcggaggaggggttttggcttcaaactctgtcagagagatggaaacacgggcgtcagattgagacacagctttccctgcgggagttgaagcagagactttctctgggatgattttataaacccaaacatggaaacatgattaccaagtagaactcttcaaaataataatcctgatctctccacattctcagtgtctaccatgcattgacaaacacatcgctccatgcagcgatcagaccagaactagtagctcctcccacacgcggctacggtatcatcctttaaagaacataatgtgcatttgcagcgacgtatgcttcagacgatgtccgattggccaatctacatgtcaatcaagtcccgtacttctcagtgatgattttgattggctggtggattttaaagaagtccttttttatttaaaatcttttctggcccgcaatctacactcatgtcattgaagattgaccggtcgatcgcgatcgacgtaatgagcacagttgaataatatatacatgcataatatatatattgatGTCAAAAcaggttgtggctccgggtgctttcttttcattaggggcggtcccaaatggctctttgggtaaaaaaggttgccgacccctgcactagatcTATCAGAGCTTACAGCTTCTCTAAATGAAGACGGTATGTTGCTTGTGATTTTGTAGCAATAAACAAAGTTTTAGTCATGGCACAGTCAGTGTACCTGTTTGGCTTCCTTCTTTCTCTAGAAGGGTAACATCCAGTGCAAATTTATAATATTTCACCGGTGCCTAAAAACTGAGTGTTCCCGTAACACTCTTGTTTATTTGTCAGGTGTCTTCACCACATAAAATGATGGCCAGAAAGCTTAACTATTACCATACAATCAAGGAGGAAACTCAAGAATGTAGtaaagatttaataaaaaggCAATACACTCACATTcttataaagaaatacacagacaCTGAAAACCATCAACTTAAATTGAAAATTAGTGAATGTTATCGGGTTATTCATTTAAAAGATCTGTTGAACAATGTACTTTTAGAAATATCACTCGTGCAGCAAGACTATCTGTAAACAAAAGCTTCCCCAAAATTAGATTAACTTTTCAGTTAATACAAAgaaattgtattattttgttttcattgttgaaaacatttagaaggatttataatttttattttttttaaaaatctcttgGGTGGAGAATGTTGCGTAATGCGGaactctgcaaaaacagaagcagCCCTCCAGAGATGAAGCCTTACGAGAGGGAGGAGTCCAAATAAAAGCAACTTTTCACAAACTAAGATTGAAGATGTGATTTATAATCTGTTCAACTCTGTGCTTCTATCAGGACAGGCTGGTATTGGGGGTGAATGCGGATCAATCTCTCAGCCTTTAGATTCGTTGTTATGGATTACGAGCATAACCTCACCCACATTAGAGTGGCCGGATATGTAGAACTCAACAAATTCagacactttttcttttgcataatGTTTGTGGTTTATTCTTTGATCTTGTGTAGTAATTTTACAATTGTATACCTGATCTGTGTTCACAAAGACCTCCATAAGCCCATGTACACCTTTATTGCAGCACTGTTACTGAACTGCTGTGTTTTCAGCACCACTGTTTATCCAAAACTTTTGATAGACTTCCTGTCTGAAGAGCAAATCATTTCCTATTCTGCCTGcctctttcagtttttcatgttttactgtgGATCTGGTTCAGAGTTTTTACTGCTTGCAGCCATGGCCTATGACAGATATGTGTCTATATGTAAACCTCTGAGATATGCAGccatcatgaagaaaaaaaacattattgttCTGCTTATTTTTGCATGCCTTATACCTCCCCTTCACATTTCAGTTTTAACAATCCTCAGTTCTAAGGCAAAAATCTGCAAATTTGATCTAAATGGAATATTCTGTAACAACACAATGTATAAACTTCATTGTTTGAGATCAAAGTTTTTGACTATATTTGGTGTAGTAGCTTTAGTAGATCTTTCGATTCTTCCTAtgcttttcacagtttttacatATACAAAGATATTTATAATTTCCTATCAAAGTTGTAAAGAGTTCAGGAGAAAAGCTGCTGAGACCTGTTTCCCTCACCTGCTGGTTTTATTCAGTTTCTCCTGCTTGGTTTTCTACGATGTCATTATAGCTCGAGTGGATTCAGATATTCCAGAAACTTTACGTTTTACTATGACATTGCAGATGATACTTTATCATCCTTTATTTAATCCTTTTATATATgggttaaaaatgaaagaaatatctaaatatttaaaaaagattctGTGTCGAGCCAAACGCACAGAAAATGTCTAATATGCATTGAGAATGAAATGGATGCATCTGTTAAAGCATTTATTCTAAATGTGATCAGCAGGTTTTGTGCTGTTTGGGTTTAATTTCCTTTGTGTTTGATTCACTTCGTGTTTTGTGAAAGAAGACAATAAAATATTGGAAATGGTATCAAGAAGGTTCAATAATGAAATCACATGGTTCCTAACTTTTGGGGATTGAACGTCTGGGTCCTTGTTTACATAGTTTATTGACATTTCTAGTTTGTAACAAAATATCATGCCAACTCTAAGGTTATTCTTGGAGACCATAAAATGACCAGTAGTTGTCATTTAAAGAGGAAGAACCTCTGGCCTCATGAATCCTCACTGGTCAAACATTTAAGTGGGTTAAGGAAAACTGAATGCTGTGTGGGACCGCATGCTGAAAAACTATTCTTTCTCCTTCTTTCAGATAATCAACTCAACAGACAGTAAAAGAGCACAATTGCTGCTGTGGTGTTTTTACAGATGAGTGTAATTTGAAGATAGACCAGATCTCAAAAAGCAAACCTGCTCTAAATTGTTTCAGCTTAGATAAAAacctaaacacttttttttccctttctttcttttcttttttaattttgttctgtccaacagctgagcaaacagattagagctgaaggccttttgtgttggacaggttttactttcacaaaaagaggttatatagcttcgagaaaccaGGGTGTAGATTTGTTTAAAgccctttttgttgtattatttttttatttatttgttacatttagtgtgtgtggggagggagaggggaagaatgtgtgtgtgtgtgggggggggggggaagagagtaaaaagaaaaaaggtgagaaagtgggggatacaagtactgatttgaataagttattattttaagctgtaacaattataccagatctgctggaaagacaaatattacatcagaggtgaaaatctgacacgaagatgagcggaaaatatccgtccatcaatacactgtgggttaggaggaggaatgaagcagacagggagcagtgtggcagtgtgcacgtgcacgtgggggtggagatacatgcatgctgccgaggtgaaccgtgtgttcataaggtgAACCAGatcccacccacccagccagaccaggagaggggaggagagacccccaggccaggagcccccccggccccaggcagcccgggagggggggaggaggggatcgcccacccacccagccaggcgcagagaaggcccccctacaggggccccctgACGCCCAAAGGCATAAGTGAACCAGGCGTCCGGCCCCA contains:
- the LOC101166424 gene encoding olfactory receptor 4E1-like, yielding MRINLSAFRFVVMDYEHNLTHIRVAGYVELNKFRHFFFCIMFVVYSLILCSNFTIVYLICVHKDLHKPMYTFIAALLLNCCVFSTTVYPKLLIDFLSEEQIISYSACLFQFFMFYCGSGSEFLLLAAMAYDRYVSICKPLRYAAIMKKKNIIVLLIFACLIPPLHISVLTILSSKAKICKFDLNGIFCNNTMYKLHCLRSKFLTIFGVVALVDLSILPMLFTVFTYTKIFIISYQSCKEFRRKAAETCFPHLLVLFSFSCLVFYDVIIARVDSDIPETLRFTMTLQMILYHPLFNPFIYGLKMKEISKYLKKILCRAKRTENV